TGCAAAAAAGACAAGGATCTTTTCCAACAATCTACTGGGCAGAGATCCCTGGCTGTTAGACAACTTTGGGGAAAAAAGTTTTCCAGAGCTTGATGCTCAATGCCTGCATTGCAGGTCACCAGTCTTATATGGTGCAGTTACTTATATGATTGCATTCAGAAATTGAAGCTGCTGCTAGATCCAGGGGACACAGGCCACTCCAGGTATCTGCAGCCTCTTCTGGACACTGAAGAATACATACACCATCTCATTTGCTCAGTATTCAAGTTGTTCAATACTGCACCCAGTCGTCGGCAGCATTGGAGCTCGTTGAATGGTTTAGTTAAGGGCAAGCAGTCTACGCGACGATATACATAAGTTTGTGTATGCACCCTGCACTGGAGGATTACCTCTTTGTAGACAAACTCAGGGAAATTGTCACTCAAATCAAGGAGTAACACATGGCAGTCCAGCTCTGAGCAGCAGTCAGCATTGAGACATCCCTACTCCTGTTTCCAGAGACGCCCTTTCCACCAATTCCAACAGCATCGTGCTCCACCTATGCTTCCACAGCTAGGATGTCCGTGTGAGAGACATCAGCCGAAAATGCCACAAAAGGCCCAGCCCAAACCTGGgcccagttttgttttgttttaccaaCCTCAGCGTCCAGAACATAGCCTTTCCAGTAATGGGGAGATTCACCTCTACCTGGAGGAGTGGTACAAGATCACCAAAGAGCGTTATTTCTCCATCAAGTGACATTGGCAACAGATACATCCATCAAGGGGTAGGGTGCACACACCGGTCCCTtccaaacccagggaacctggtcaTCGTCAGAATGGTTGTTTCAAATCAATCTgttggagcttcgagcaatcacaAACACTTTGGAAGGTTTTTCACATCTCCTTTCGGGAAAGAGATTTTTTTATCCAAACTGACAATTTGCCATGTTTTACGTCagcaagcaagggggcacaggatCATGGACCCTCTGCCAAGAGTATTTGGGAGTGGGCTTGGAATTTCCAATATGTTGGCAGATTACCTCAGTAGTGTGTTTCTTCCTCATGAATGGTCCCTACATCAGACAGATTATTCGATCTTTGGGGATGTCCAGTCAACCTATTCACATCAGAGGAAATTAGAAAAGTGGAAacattttgctccattcttccaagCAAATACTGATCCACTCCAGATGCTTTTCTACTCACTTCTGATTTTCCACCACTTCTGCTAGTAGCCAGAACAGTGCATAAAGTGCTCAAAGACTGGGCTCACGTCCTACTtattgctccagcatggcccagaaaGGTATGGTTCTTACACTTCATCCAGTGGTCCATCAGTCCCCGATCCCTCTAGGGACTGATTCAGTGTCATTAGATCAAGAAGAGAGCCGTCTATATCATCCAAACCTTCTCTTTCTCAaattgatggcatggatgttgagtgctTCTAATCACTTCCCTACCCCTGGTCAGGGAAGTTGAAAATGTTTTGATTTCCACCAGGAAGCCCTTCAACCAGACGGGCTTACCACTTTAAATGGAAATGGTTTTTGTCCTGATGTCAACAGAGCTCACTGGACCTATTTGCTTGTTAACCACAGAAGTTACTTCATTACTTgttctccctttccctttcctcctcGGGTCTCAGTACCTCATCAGTTAAGGTGCATCTCTATACCATGTTCACATTCACTTATCCTTTAGTGTCAAGTTCGTGAAAGGCTTAGAACATATGAGATCTCCTGTAGCCAAACTACCAGTGCCATGGGATCTTAATGTGTTGCAGCTTATGAAGCCACCCTTTGAACAGCTAAAAGTGGCTTCTTTgaaattccttacatggaaatGTTATCTCCAGTTGTGATTATTTTGGCTAGGAGAGTCAGTGAGTTTCAGGTATTGGTGCATTGCTCTCTGTACatgcagttcttccacaataggATGCGCTCCACACCCACCACAAGTTTCTGCCAAAACTGGTACTGGTTTCTCATATAAATCAAGCCACCAtgttacccacattctttccaaagtcacacacacacagatgaagGAGAAAAGGCCCTTAATTCAGTGAACTGCAAGAGGGTCTTCTCTTATATTGAAAGAAAACTCAATCATATTATTAGGCCTCATAACTATACATCTCTTACAATTTTAAGTGTTTGAGCATAGCAATTGCCAAATGCACtttaactggctagcagactattGCATATTATTATACTCTCGCTGGTCTCCAGATCAGAGACTCCGTTAAAGTTCATCAAGTGAGAACCATGGCTATATCGTTGGCTCATCTACGAGCCATGCCTATCAAGGACATCTGCAAAACTGCAACTTGGTAATTCATTCACACCTTCTCATCCCATTACTATATGGACAATCCATTaagaagtgacagtaaatttggacaagcagttttgcacagcctgtttacccagtagtctactctctGTGGTGGTATTTGGCTTACTTTATTCAGTAAGTGCTCTGCTGCAGCCATTAGCTTAGGACTCCCCATTTGTCAGGACTAATTCAATCCTGCTTGTTGAGGGAGAAAGCAAGAtggcttaccataaacggtgttctccttagacagcagaatgaattaacCATGTTTAATACCTGCCTCTGGAAAGTTGACTGCTCAGCTGTACAATCAACTGAGGAGCTCACAAGGCAGTGCCCAcacaggaactcctgcacatgttcAGTAATGCAAAAGCTCTAGAGTTGAAGGGTCCATTTGGCGCcttcggatgacatcacccacatatcATGGATCATGCTTAcgataagcaaatttgctttgCTTAGGAGGTAATTAATTAGATTCCAGTCTGATGAACACTGGGCATTGAAGACCTAGACCTGTCTTTGTCATGCCTGTGTTATTGTTCATGTTGTCAGTATGAAccgtgtacttttttttttttttttttaaataaaataaaccagagCAAAGTATGATGAAGCTTGTTGGAAGTCCACTGCATGTTTTGTAATCCTCAGGCTCTCCAAGGGTCGGTTCAAACATCGAGGTAAAGATTGAGGAAGAGTCAGAGGGACCAGAGAGGATCCTTGCCCCCATCACAAGTGAGCATGGGATCCACAACTTGTCATTGAGTTGCTGCAAGTGTCATCAGAATGAGTTTAGAAAACATATTTTCCTACTTCCCATAATTCCctgctcaacctttttttttttccatctcccAGTACCCGTTCACCAGTAGCCAGTCTTATTTACCCTTGCCCAGTCCCCCGTTTACTCAATCCAGTCTCCCAGTGACCTTTTATGATCCATTTTCCCCATGACCAGCCTCCTGTTTGCCTCTTCTGTACCCTATTCACCCCTATCCAATTGTGTTTGAAGAGCAGGGTGTACTAAAcacttttcaataaataaatgaagtaaaTATCTCCGAGGTTGGAGTCAAGCCCATAACAGTGTTCTGCTTTTGCTATATTACCTTGTGCTGAAACCATTGTGAAACATAAAATATGATAACAGATAAAGACTGTTGTATTAAGAGGCGGGtattataaaatgtaaaaaatgttaaACTGCGATACTTGGATCAaggaactgaactgaaaaaacaCTGCAATAGCCTTATGACCTCTGGAGGGCATGAAAAGGTttaaaattacttaaaaaaaaaaaaaagttagatttATCTCACACCtgttcattggtagctcaaggtgagttacattcaggcactctatgtatttccctgtccccagcggGTTTATAATAGAAGGGGGTTAATTATTAagtttttttctcccattttgtgtctataggaaaaatgcttaatcaACAGagctctaagtttgtacctgaagcaatgcagggtgaagtggcttgcccagggtcacaaagGAGCGGTGGCAGGATTGGCACCTTGGCTTCGTTGGGGATCAGGCTGATActccacaccactcctcaaaaattCTGCTTTTTAAAGAGGAGCACTTATTGTGActtataaatataaaatttctCTTGGGCTCTTAAAGGAAAACTATGCCTCAGCGAGCGAGGGTTCTTCCAAATTATTTCAAATCCTAGACAATAGACAATCCAAGGCTCAGTAGCAGGAAGTCTTAAGATGATCTGTACTGTTGCCGAACGtcatcctccttccttctctgtgtgTCCTTTTTTACCTGCTAGATCCTCTCTtcccctttttcttccagctcagttggaccCAGTGCTGAAATTCTGGTGTCATGAACCTTAATTCACAACTCGTCCAGAATTGTTCTCCTGTCTTAATAAACCCCCATTGCCACTGTTCTTAGTATGGTCATTGCAGCAGTGCTCCTgagagccatgcaccagggctacttctggaaccctgcaatcgtGGACTCTAAAACTGGTCATCAGGGGTCACCTTTAATGATGGccatgactccccccccccccccgcccccccccagggGCTATGAGtgctgcctctggtgacctgagGTATGGAAGACCCGACGTGGGGATCGAACCAGGAACCATCTGCTGGCCTTGATGGTCTCTGGGCTGGCCTCACATCACacatttgattattgccccctatATGTTTACTTCCTTGCAACTAAGGAATATCTATGCCTTTCTCAGGTACTGTTTATGCCCTCACCAACTCTAAGAGGCTGCTCCTTGCATCACCAACCCTTTCGGTGTTGAAATATGGAAATGTTCTAGTGCTATGTGTGGCTAGTGATTGTAAATGGGGGGACCCATGCACATCAGATATATagattgtgtgtatatataaatatatgtgtgtttgtgtatatccATCCTACAGCATAGTACCCTATCCTGTACCTGAAGCAGAGAAGATTAACAAATAAATTCTCATTTTGTTCCAACAGAGGATGAACCTATGAGCTCAACTGAAGATGATGAACCCCCTGAAGCGTTGAGCCCACCGGTTGCACTCACGGAAAAACCCAAACAAGACACGTTTTCTAGTACCATCGAGGTGCCACTATCAGTCATCCCCACACAGAACTCATTTCCAAGTATCAGTGGAGTGCCGTTATCAACCATGCCCATGCAGGACACATTTTCAAATAATGAGGTGCCACTGTCAACCATACCCACACAGGATATGTGCCCAGGTATTAGCAAAGTACCGCTCTCAACAAAGTCCATACAGGATATGTACCCAAGTATCAGTAAGGTGCCCTTATCAAGCATACCCACACAAAACTCATTTCAAAGTATCAGTAAGGTGCCATTATCAAGCATATCCACACAGGATGTGTTACAAAATGCTGATGAGAAACCCAGCTCGACGTGGCAGAGCGAGAGAGGGCGGCTGGAGAGAAATCCTTCACAGCAGCGCCTAGGCAGCCCCCCAGGGTGTGAATCAGGACTCCCCACCCCACTCCACCCAGCCAAAAGTGGTGAGGGACCAAGGCTGCAGAAGGAAGAGGATGAGAATTCCGGGGCCATCTTTGACCTGAGTGCCCTTCAGAGAGCACAGCGGGTGGATCATCCTTATATGTGCACCAAGATCAAGAGGAAGCCCGGCAGGGTTAAAGTCttggacagcagcctgccacaGCAGAACGTCTATGAATGCGGTGAGTGCAACGAGAGCTTCCGGAACACGGCAGACCTGATGAAGCATCAACGAACCCACATGGGCCTGAGGCCATACGAATGCCCCACCTGCACGAAAACCTTCAGCCTGAGCTCCAACCTCAAGCTCCACCAGAGGACGCACACGGGCGAGAAACCCTACTATTGCATTGCCTGCCGCAAGAGCTTCGGCAGCAGCACCACGCTGCTCTTGCACCAgcgaatccacacaggagagaggccCTACTCCTGTACCGACTGTGAGAAGAGCTTCAAGGACAGCTCCAGCCTGATGAAGCACCTGAGGACCCACACCGGGGAGAAACCGTACACATGCTCCATGTGAGGGAAGGACTCCgaacagggggagtgataaaGAAGTGTCAGTCCCAAGCGCCTATTGTGCGGATCGTCTCGAATAATGCAGTGAGAGACtaagaaaaggtggcagaaagatacagaaattgtattgggtgccattggcctgattaaaaaaaaccaaaccccaaactTCCAGGAGCTTATAGACATCTTGCCTATGCATATAACaccttatgaactccagaaggaagttcttgggcacaatgcaagtattaagaaagtCACTGGCAgtgaatttgagagattgagatcattccCAATATGCTCTGGCTTACGCATGAGGTTTGTTGCTCTCAAGGTATTTGCAAAATCAACCCCCGTGGAGTCCTTACCCCCTGGGAGTGATAAAGGACTGGTGCTcctcagggagggaggggggggggggatgcctgATTTCTCCAACGGTATGGGGGCTTTAAATGAATTCCAGCAGTGGGCCTGATGTTGTGGACTTTGCCAAgcccactgcatgacatcagcAGGAGCAACTTCCCAGAAGGCTCTGGGGCAAGAACTAGCACAGGCCTTAAGTTAATGTCCATTATGAAGACTTCTCACCCACTGCTGCAAATGTGTAAGAATTGGAAAATGTGACAAAAGGCAACAGATTTTGCAAAATGACAGAAGGAAGCAGAAAAAAGAGAAGTTACTGGCAAACAGCTGACCAAGCAAGGGTCTTCCATGTCCAGTGCCTACATGGGCTCATGTGCAAATGATTAATTGGAGGGCTGCTGAGCCCGGAAAGTGTGAGACTGAGTAATAGCAGTATAAGGACAAAATTGTTCACTGCGAGCATAGAAACAGAAAGGCATAGTGAGAGGTGTCCTAACTAGCAAATGGGTGTGcccctcctgctccttttctgAAATCCCAAATTGATCAAAAGGAACTTCTCCGTAGAACGCATGGCTTGGCGATCCAGCGTGAAGTCTGCAAAGAAGCATTCTGGGGGACAGGGGCAGGTGTGAAGAGTTGCAGTAactaaggagggtgggggagctGTCGGCGTGCTGTGGCTTCAGGAGCAAGCTGCTTTCCTGTCCTAGTGTGGGAGTGTGAAAATGTGCAACTACTTCTAGAGACACCTTCCTGTCTACTGCGccatgggagaggtaagagtttCTAAGCCCAGGCTAGCATGTGCTGCTGCCCAGAAAGAAAGAAGGGCCTGGAGGTTTTCACCTGGGGAGGTACTGCTGGCTACAGCGAAGGTGGGTGTGGGCAGCGAGGGGCATATGGAGGCTTTTACCAAGGAAGTGCACCTGTGCTGCTGCCCATGCAGAGACCAGGGCACAGGAATAGAAGGAAGATCTCACCAGCGGGATGCTGCTgcccagagagagaaagagacaccgTACCAGAGAGCTAATTATTGCCAACCACAGCCAAAAACAAGTAGCCCATGGCGAATCTTACCAGGCTAGGATCCCAGTGTTGCTGTTCATAGAAAAAGGCATGGAGGATCTCACTGGAGGAGGTACCTTCCAAAACTGGCTTCTAGGCCCTGTGCTCTGAGAGCATTGCAGAATGCAGTATAGTGGCTGCAACCGAACTGTTGTAACATTTTACTTTCTTTCCTACCCTCCCATGGAGCAAAGAACAGGTGCCGCAGGAAAGGGTGCACACTTTGTCCCCCATCACTGACtctaccagttttattttcttcttgaattgagtataaaattaaatgaaagagAAGAGTGGAAAACGCAATACCCAAGGTCTCGAGTACCATTCTTTCTCCTTGCATTTCCTATCCTCTCAATTTCCATTTCTGTTATCCGAGTTCAGGCAGCTCCTGTAGGAAGTGCATCTGGACACAGTCAAGTGCGGATGGTGACTGAAGTGCAGAAACACAGACTGATGATGATAAAAGACCACAAGCGTCATCTGGTTCTCCCTTTCTGTTGCAATACTGCAGCTCTCTAGCTTCACCCTGCACCCCTTCCATTGCTGCTGATCTCTTGTGCTtgtcccagactttacccctcaatATCCCACTGCTGATGATCTTCTGTATCTGTCTGATCCTTTATCCCACCcctaagaatcctctgtgctcTTCCCAGGTTTTTCTGTGCATCAGTCACTCtttatgtgaagaaatatttccttgttcTTCCTGATTCAACCTCTCCCACTCTTAGATCACGACTgcttgttctagaactttctttccattgaaaaatgcctcatgtattatttatatattttaggtatttgaatgtctgtatcacGTTCTCCAACTCCTTCCTCTCCTGGGGAATAGACATATTTAGGTCATTAGTGGTCCTATCATAGGGCTTAATTGTCAAATGCTTGACTTTTCTCGAGCTCTCTTTCAttcctgattttgttccattgtctttactgtatcacaggTCTTTGTATCTTCTAGAAAAAGACCACCCTTTCCTACCAAACCCTCTGCAATATCGTTTATAAAAACATTGAGCATAGCTCACCCTGGAACTGATTGCTGAAGCATGCCACTGCTAGCCCAGCAGTGGGAAGGAAATTCTAGCACAAGGAGTTATGATATTCCCCAGACAACATGCTGgaggaaattattttttcacaggAAGAGGAGCAAGAAAATGGAACAGCTGCTGAAGGTCCAACagtaatagaattaaaaataaaaaaaaccccaaagcatgTTATAAGCACAGATGAGCCTTGGAGGTGAGGCTGTGAGAGTCAGTGGTATATCAGGAGCAGGCAGGCTAGTACCATGTTTCACCTTCATAAGAATAGGAATTGTTTCTTAAAACAGCTGTCCCTCACTTGCACAGGCCACACTGAGCGGAGAGGTTCCCCATTACCCAGTCACGGCCTGGTCAATCTCTTGGGCTTCAACCATCATAGGCACAAAAACAGGAGAACTTTAATGGGGGAAAAAATGGAGaagttacctgataatttcatattccttagtgtagacagatggactcaggaccaatgggtatagtatattcctgatagcagttggagacggatcagatttcaatctgacatcagccctaatacatatacccctgcaggaagtgcagctcttcagtattctcttcaaaaagcaaatgtggatatatgtgtgactgaataacttgattaacttgaactggttgatgttatagctggagaccaccagtgcacgcaaccgagaaacgccgacatccggtaggtatgggtgtcctaagtagagggaagcttggcttaccagtgtttgtcttgctctcggggattgtctgcagccgtgggcgggatgctgagtccatctgtctaaactaaggaaaacgaatttatcaggtaaataaatttctccatttcctagcgcgtagcagatggacttaggaccaatgagatgtacaaaagctactcccgaaccgcgtgggaggctgcccgtggcccacttagtactgcccttgcgaatgctgtgtcctcccgagcctgaacatccaggcggtagaacctcgagaaggtatgaatggaggaccatgttgccgcccaacagatctcagcgggtgacagtatcttggtttccgcccaggacactgcctgggctctagtggaatgggccttaacttgtagaggtggaggcttgcctgcctctacgtaggctgccttgataacttctttgatccagcagcctatggttgcccatgaggccgcttccccttgtttcttcccgctgtgaaggacgaagaggtggtccgtctttcgtacagattctGACCTTTCCAGATATCGGCGTAGGAggctgccgacgttaagatggcgaaggcggcgagattcttcagagtcctcatgctcatctggcgatgacagcaagatggtttggtttagatggaagtgagaaaccacttttaggaggaaggaggggaccgtgtgTAGCTGtctggatcccggtgtgaacctgaggaagggttctcgacaggacagtgcttgaaggTCGGAGATGCGACAGGCCGAGCAGACTGCCACTAGGAATTCAGTCTTCAGTGTTAGTAGTTGGAGGGACAGACCACGGGtgggtctgaaggaagctcctgctaggaagtctaggatTAGATTGCGATTCCATAAAGGTACCAGCCACTTCAGGGGTGCTTGGATCTgttttgacccctttcaggaaacgggaaaTGTCCAGATGAGAGATTAGGCTGCCACCCcccaccttggctctgtagcaggctaacgcagccacctgcaccttaatggagttgagagacaatcccttctgtaagCCATTCTGCAGGCATTCCAGAATTGAGGGAATTTAGACTGTCCACGGGAGGATGTCATGGTCTTCACCCCAGGCtgcgaatattctccatatttgttAGGTGGgatagagatgtggaaaacttgcgtgctcggagcagagtgtcaatcaccgcccccgagtatccgctcttcttcaagcatgtcctctcaatggccagaccgtaagagagaatagagttgggtcttcgtggaggattgggCCTTGTTGGAGGAGgtagagggctccctgtcagtagtcttcacatgtctgcggaccacggccttcttggccagtccggggccactagcagtactggtcccctgtggtgttctatcttgcagatgattccACCCAGTAGCAGCCACGGTGGGAAAGCGtatagcaggatttcctgtagccaggtctggacaagagcatcgatcccttgggattgtggttcccacctgcgactgaagaagttagGAACTTGGGCGTTTGACCGgcttgccaggagatccatggctggtattccccagcggtttactatcaactggaaggctgtgttcaacagcctccattcccctggtctagactttctctgctgaggtaatccacagtgatgttgtcttttcccacgatgtgggcagctgagatcCCTTATAGGTTTGAATCCGCTCACGCCATTAGgagttctatttccagggacatctGTTTGCtgctggttcctccctggcggttgatgtaggccactgttgtggcgttgtccaacatgactctgacagattcgccacggagtctgtgactgaaccgtaggcaggctagcctgtCTGCGcatgcttccagtcggttgatgttccatcccaactcttccttGACCCATTGCCTCTGGgcggtcagttccaggcagtgggctccccactctTATAGACTCACATcagtggtgagcaggatccaggtcggcagggatagccttactcccttgctgaGATGGTCTTtgtgtagccaccattgtagctgggttcgaacttcctccaggagctggaggcgaacggaGCAATTCTGGGAGatcggattccatcgtgacagtagggaatgctGTAGGGGTCGCATGtaagctcttgcccatgggaccacttccagtgtggatgacaTGAGACAGAGggcttggagatagtcccacaccttggggcgaagACTGTTTAACAGGTTTTGCAATTGGTTCATCAGCtttgttctccttgtaggagtcagaATCACTTTCTCTTATCTGgtatcgaaccagactcccaggtaattccagagattgggagggctgcagacagctcttgtttgtgttgaccacccaccagaggttctccagtagagttttgactctggtggtcacctgatgactttcctctggtaattttgccctgatcagccaattgtccagctatgggtgtacgaggattccttctttcctcagtgtcgccgcctctacaaccatgattttggtgaacattcggggtgctgtggctagcccgaagggtagtgctcggaactgatagtggtggtccaggatcttgaagcgTAGAAAATGCTGGTGCTCATGGTGGaccggaatgtgcaggtaggcttctgacagatccagggatgtgaggaattctcccggctgtatcgctcttatgaccgagcgtagggtttacatgcagaagtgagggaccttcaggtgacggttgaaggatttgaggtccaggatgggaacgataaaatagatgaaatagtgcccagtattttgttgttgtgtGGGTACCAGCGTTATGGCCTTTAAGGTGAGCAATTTGGTCAGCGTGGTTTCCACTGACATCCTCTTGGAGAGGTCGCgacagggagatttcacaaatttggctggaggaatgttgtggaagtccagataatatccctcttgaaggatggttaggacccacttgtccgaagttatctcgacctaTCTTTGGTAGAATATGGTAAGCCTACCcgctatggcttcttcctgtggatgggccaGCTGATTTTCAtggtggggtgcggctggggcctgggccagaGCCGGCTCCCtttttgttccaaaaggactggcccctgcctgcggggcgagatgTTTGATATGTACTTTTGGACattttgaagcgctgtgatcccctgcccttaaaTGTTCGGGACGAGGGGcactggcttctcttgttcttgtcctccggtagccacggtagtggggattcgccccatttttcagctaacttctccagttcgcttccgaacaggagggttcccttaaagggcattctcgtgagtctcgCCTTGGACGTCgcatcggccgaccagcttcggagccaaaGTTGACTTCTGGCTGCCATGAGGGATGAAACTCCTCTGGCTGCGGTGCAtaccaggtcggaggtcgcatcGTGAGGTCGGAGgtcgcgaggaatgatactgctggttctaaTGCTTTGATGGGCGTGGCGGCGTTTCTGGTCTTAGATAAACAGGCATgtgtcaccacagcacagcaggcagcgatctgtagcGACATGGCTGAAATGttgaatgactgtttgaggatggattccagacatctgtcctgggcatccttgagtgctgctcctccctcgactgggatggtagtgcgcttagcgactgcgcagaccatggcatccactttggggaatgtcaggagatctttggcagtgGGGTCGAGGGGGTATATGGCTGCCAGGGTctgcccccctttgaacgtggccTCCGCAGAATCCCATTCCAAGTCAATCAGCTGTTGGACAGCTTGCAGCaaaggaaaatggcgggaggtctgacggagtccctcgaggagggggttcatcttaggttcccctgtggcagttgtgcctgggatagcgagctctttcaagctgtttgCCACGAGGTCTGAAAGCTAGTCTTTggtgaagaaccgcctcatggttcggtagggttccgttcctggagggatttctccttcctccagggagtcttgatcctcgtccgAAGTGTCCATGTTTTCAATGCTGGGGCTTTTGGGCAGGcgaggcacttctctgggtttaaAGGGTCCTGGgatgttagggtcctctgggggaggctgtggCATCAGGGgcgccggttgcatgtggacaaagtttTATGTatgcctttgaagaattctacccaggagaaataAGCTGGATCTGAATTGAGAGGTGCTGCGTCCCTGGGGAGCCCTGTTTGAAGGAGGCTCCCGCTGGGGGTTGCGAGGTCCAGTGTACTGGCGGTGGATCCAGTTCCCAGTACCAGCTGGGGAGGACCTTGGGCTGGATCatccagggcctcctcgcactgtatacatAAGGCCGTGGCCTCTTCATGCTGCGCAGCGGCCCTGGGCCTTAAGCTTCTTGTCCGGTAGTGCCATGGTTTGTGTGTGCCGAAAAACTCCGGTTTGTGCATTCAAGTGTACGTGGGGAG
The DNA window shown above is from Rhinatrema bivittatum chromosome 19, aRhiBiv1.1, whole genome shotgun sequence and carries:
- the LOC115080625 gene encoding zinc finger protein 398-like isoform X3, producing the protein MPQCQAYGCKNKLGKSPGISFHAIPNPEKRPAEARRAAQWLKNIGTGFTLETFKFGCHKVVCSAHFQPDCFERDLCSELLELKPRNKLKLDAVPTIFPPLAPPEVMTRRKSQRQPRRKPSKVLRGPRKILIGPPPKNVATFAVLAPLAPKPAVEASMILSSNLINNHIADPQKFPIQTSDKAPTAFSNMASVAFRDVAACFSEEEWEALGEWQKELYRKVMKEIHAALLSMGYRITNPDILFRIKLEEEPLFGTNCTTHCRGKRQSPSTDSPAIHPDILLRIKQEEEPRFSDGQNEDKKKPRNLAIATPIFDPDVSLWIKQVDEPPESECGDKATPIFDPDVSLWIKQVDEPPESECGDKGSPRVGSNIEVKIEEESEGPERILAPITKDEPMSSTEDDEPPEALSPPVALTEKPKQDTFSSTIEVPLSVIPTQNSFPSISGVPLSTMPMQDTFSNNEVPLSTIPTQDMCPGISKVPLSTKSIQDMYPSISKVPLSSIPTQNSFQSISKVPLSSISTQDVLQNADEKPSSTWQSERGRLERNPSQQRLGSPPGCESGLPTPLHPAKSGEGPRLQKEEDENSGAIFDLSALQRAQRVDHPYMCTKIKRKPGRVKVLDSSLPQQNVYECGECNESFRNTADLMKHQRTHMGLRPYECPTCTKTFSLSSNLKLHQRTHTGEKPYYCIACRKSFGSSTTLLLHQRIHTGERPYSCTDCEKSFKDSSSLMKHLRTHTGEKPYTCSM
- the LOC115080625 gene encoding zinc finger and SCAN domain-containing protein 2-like isoform X2 translates to MHRRQGPVYFSEVGDHQLSSPAPCKRQVTTFSCCISRGSRPSMPQCQAYGCKNKLGKSPGISFHAIPNPEKRPAEARRAAQWLKNIGTGFTLETFKFGCHKVVCSAHFQPDCFERDLCSELLELKPRNKLKLDAVPTIFPPLAPPEVMTRRKSQRQPRRKPSKVLRGPRKILIGPPPKNVATFAVLAPLAPKPAVEASMILSSNLINNHIADPQKFPIQTSDKAPTAFSNMASVAFRDVAACFSEEEWEALGEWQKELYRKVMKEIHAALLSMGYRITNPDILFRIKLEEEPLFGTNCTTHCRGKRQSPSTDSPAIHPDILLRIKQEEEPRFSDGQNEDKKKPRNLAIATPIFDPDVSLWIKQVDEPPESECGDKGSPRVGSNIEVKIEEESEGPERILAPITKDEPMSSTEDDEPPEALSPPVALTEKPKQDTFSSTIEVPLSVIPTQNSFPSISGVPLSTMPMQDTFSNNEVPLSTIPTQDMCPGISKVPLSTKSIQDMYPSISKVPLSSIPTQNSFQSISKVPLSSISTQDVLQNADEKPSSTWQSERGRLERNPSQQRLGSPPGCESGLPTPLHPAKSGEGPRLQKEEDENSGAIFDLSALQRAQRVDHPYMCTKIKRKPGRVKVLDSSLPQQNVYECGECNESFRNTADLMKHQRTHMGLRPYECPTCTKTFSLSSNLKLHQRTHTGEKPYYCIACRKSFGSSTTLLLHQRIHTGERPYSCTDCEKSFKDSSSLMKHLRTHTGEKPYTCSM